One Kushneria konosiri genomic window, GCGAGAATATGCCTTGCTTGAAGAGAGTTTTCACGAGATCTGGCCATGGATGCAGCAGGCGGCATGCGAGCATGCCGCCGCATCAACTGGTCAGTAGAAGACACCTGACGCGCTCGCCCGGCATGATTTTCGAATTTGCCCTGATGACTGCCAGCGCATTGGCACTCACGCATGAACGCAAAATAGAGGAGTCCTGATCCTCAAACGCTTGCGCGCGATAGCCATCGCCGTCCCACTGAAGGGTCACGCGCATATAATGATCGCGCCCGGCAGTTTCGGTTTGGAACTCCGCTTGAGCTGTCACTTCCGGCAGGGCTCTCATGTCGTCGCATCCCTGCATGCCCCCCAAAAGCGGACGCAAAAAGAGCCACGCACCAACAAAGCTCGACACCGGATTTCCGGCAAGCCCAACGAAGCGGCAAGGACCGATATGCCCCAGCGCCAGCGGTTTGCCGGGGCGGATCGACAGGCGCCAGAGATCCAGCCTGCCCAGTGACTCCAGTGCACGACGGACATAATCAGCATCGCCGACCGAGACTCCGCCAGTCGTGACAATGACATCCACCAGATGCGAGGCGTGCTCAAGAGCCTGTGTCATGGCCTCGAGCGTATCCGGCACCTGTTCCACCAGCGTCAGCTCGGCACCAAAGCGCACCAGAAGGTCCATCAGCATGAACCGGTTGCCGTTATAAATCTGCCCGGGCGCCAGAGATTCGCCCGGCAGTTTCAGCTCATCGCCAGTGAACAAAAGAGCCACTCTGGGCTTTCGGTAAACCGGTACCTGATCAAACCCCTGGCCTGCCAGAAATCCCAGTGCAGCGCTATTGAGCCGAGTCCCCCGGGAGACCAGCACTTCACCGATTCTGATTTCACGTCCCTTCAGGCGAACGCTGTTACCCGTCTCAAGGCCGGCCGGAATGAACACGCCCTCATCACGGACGTCGACTTCCTCCTGCATGATGACGCTATCGGCGCCCTCGGGCAGGGGCGCACCGGTAAAGATGCGGGCACAGGTCCCTTCTTCCAGCGCAGTGCCACTCTGGCCGGCCATGATGCGCTGGCTGACAGGCAGTACCCTGCCACTGTCCCCAGCGCGCAGAGCATAGCCATCCATGGCGCTGTTATTGAAAGGAGGTGTGTCGTGTCGGGCGTACAGCGTTTGCGCCAGCACTCGATCTCCTGCCGTCTCGAGCCTTACCCACTCACAGGGCAGCGGTGCAAGATCGGCTGACAGCGCCTTGAGTGCCTCCTGCGGCGTATGCAATCGATCGTTACCCACCATGCTGGCCCCGCCCGGGAATCACCAGATTGGCAAAATTGCAGGGCTTGTGCCGACTATCCAGCTGTTCAAGAAGGATGCCTTCCCAGCCAGTACGGCAGGCACCGGTTGAGCCCGGCAGGCAGAATACGGCCGTATGGTTGGCAAAGCCTGCCAGCGCCCGACTCTGTATGGTCGAGCTGCCGACATCATCCTGTGAGAGTCGACGAAACATTTCGCCAAATCCTTCGATATGACTATCGAACAAGACGCCGACCGCTTCGGGTGTGGAGTCCCGACCGGTAAAGCCGGTACCGCCCGTCGTGATCACGATCTGTATCTTCGGATTGGCGATCAGGCAGGCGACTTCCGCGCGAATCTGATAGAGCTCGTCACGAATAATCTGACGAAAAGCGCAGCGATGACCGGCACGCTCAAGCGATTCGATCAGCAGGGCACCGGACCGGTCACTGCTTTCATCACGCGTGTCAGAGATGGTCAAAACGGCAATGTCGAGCGGTATGAAATCATCGTTCACGAAGAGGTATTCCCCTTTGCCTTTTGACGAGCCTCGAGCGCCTTGAGCTGTTCTTCGGTGGCCGGAGGCTGGTTCGCCTTCCATTCACTGTAGGGCATGCCATAGACATGCTCGCGAGCGCTTTCCAGGTCAAGCTCTACATGACGCTCTTCGGCTGCCGTCACCAGCCACTTGGAAAGACAGTTACGGCAGAAATCAGCCAGAATCATCAAATCAATGTTTTGCACATCGCGATTGTCATCGAGATGCTTGAGAAGGCGGCGAAAGGCAGCCGCCTCGAGCTCGGTTCGGGTCTGCTTGTCCAGTTGGTCCATGCTTGGCTCCTGTAAACGCCCTGAATCCAGAAAATCCGGTGATCAGGGGTAACCTCATTGTAGGTCGTCATTGTCTACCGCAATAGTGACAACGCTGGCCCATGATCAGGCACGCTCGCCCGGTGCGCATACCGATAGAACGAGAGCATCGGCGTCGCTGATGGATACCTTGGCGTGACCCATATCGCTGTCGAAATAAAGGCTGTCACCGGCTTCAAGCTGAAGAGGCTCATAAAACTCGCTGTACAGCAGAATAGAGCCCTCCAGTACCAGTAGAAACTCTTCGCCGCCATGACGTACCCAATCAGGAAACGCTTCAATGCTGCGCGCGCGAACGATCGTCTTGAAAGGGGTCATGAGCTTTTGCGCCATCTGCGCCGATAAAAGCTCATGTTCGTAGGTCGGCGTAGGGTGCAGCTCTCCCTCACCGCACCGTGTCAGATCGCGGCGTCCGGCATTCCGGGGGGCGCCATGCGGGCTTTTCAAAAGCTGTGGCATATCCAGCTTGAGCCCGATCATCAATTTCTGCACCACCAGAAAACTGGGCGATATCAGATCGTTTTCAATCTTTGAAAGCGTTGATCGCGCCACCCCGGTACGACGGCTGACTTCTTCAAGTGTCAATTTCTGAGCGCGGCGAATTTCACGCAGGCGCTCGCCGAGCCGCAGCGGCTCGACAAAGGGCTTTTGGCTGCGAGCAATCTTCATGCCTGCCGCTGCCTTTGTATCACGATCTGTCATTTTTCCAGGCGTGCCCCCGGGCCGTCGAGCACACGATGATCAGGGCGCCAGCCGGCTTTTCAGCCAGTGATTTTCGGCGGCCCGCCAGCGATAGCGGATTCGGTCATGCAGACGGCTCGGCTGGCCTTGCCAGAATTCGACCATGATCGGCACTACCCGGTAACCGCCCCAGTGTGGCGGACGATCAATCTCGTTGTCCTGATAGGCTCGCTCAAAGCGATGAGTACGCTCATCAAGCCATTGCCTGCCCGGAATCTCGACGCTTTGCTGGGAAATCCAGGCGCCCAGCTGGCTCGCTCTGGGCCGTGAATGGAAATAGGCATCCGAGGTTTCTTCCGGGACCTGCTCCACATGACCTTCAACGCGCACCTGACGCTGCAGGGTGGGCCACCAGAAGACCAGCGCTGCATGAGGACAGGTGCCCAGCTCGCTGCCCTTGTGGCTCTGGTAGCTGGTGTAAAATACCAGGCCGTTCTCATCAAACCCCTTCAACAACACGATGCGCGCGTGTGGAAGCCCTTCATTGTCGGCCGTGGCCAGCGTCATGACGTTGGCGTCATCACGCTCGCTTTCCATCGCCGCATTGAGCCACTCGGAAAAAAGAGGCCAGGGGGTTTCGGGTGTATTGTCGTGATCGAGGGCGTCCCCGGTATAGTCACGACGCAGGTCAGAAATGGTGCTCATGAACGGTTTCCTTCAAGCTTCGAGAGGCATCATCCAATCTGCCTCGCAGTATTGTTCGGGGTCTGGCGCACACTCTTGAAAGCGCTTCACTCGGTGCCCGGCGTCCTGTCATTGCGCTGCCAGCAATGGATGTACAACGCATAGCTGCCGGCACTCAACAGCAGGGTCAGGGCAGAAAGCACCTCAACCAGTCCCAGCCACCATAGTCCCGGCAACTGCAGCATGACGGCCCCCTGAATGATATAAAGCACGCTGACAAATGCCAGCCAGCCATAACCACGGCGGCGCTCGGTGCGAAGTACTACACCGAGAAGCAGCAGTGGGGCGAGACGTACCAGTACCGGCAGCAGCGATTCAGCCCCACCTTGCTGGGCCAGCATCAGCCCGGTCATCAGCGTCACCGCTACAAGAATAATCCAGCTGACCGTTACGACACGGCGTGCCTTTTGACGTGCGCCGATGGCCCCATATCGCTGTTCAAAGGTGCGAAACAGCACGGTTACTGTCCTCGCATGGTTTCAAGTGCCAGCGCCAGTTGTGCCAGACGCTTTCCCTGAGCCATTGCCAATGCACGCTCATGCTCATCGATGCTGCGGTCGCTGTCAGGCCCGGCGAAATGACTGGCGCCATAAGGCGTCCCGCCAGTTCGGGTGGTGAACATTTCATCGACGCTGTAAGGGATACCCGCAAGTACCATGCCATGGTGCAAAAGGGGATTCATCATCGTCAGCAGGGTACTTTCCTGTCCCCCGTGAATACTGGAGGTCGAGGTAAATACCGTCGCCGGCTTGTTGACCAGCGCCCCGTTGAGCCAGAGCGTGCTGGTCCCGTCCAGAAAGTATTTGAGCGGTGCGGCCATGTTGCCAAAACGAGTTGGACTGCCCATTGCAAGGCCCGCACAGTCACGCAGGTCATCATGACTGGCATAGACCGGGCCATCATCAGGGATATCACTGGCCACTGCCTCACATTCAGGAGAGACCGATGGCACCGTTCGAAGACGCGCATCGATACCACCCACGGATTCGACCCCGGCCGCAATATGGCGAGCAAGATCTCGTGTCGCGCCCTGTCGGGAATAGTAGAGCACCAGTACATAGGGTCGGGTCATGACGTATCCTTTTAGGAACAATAAAGACCAATTCTGGCAGGAGTGCGCCCATTGTGCCCATTGAGCCGAAGGATGTCAGGCCGGACCATCTTCAGATTCGATTGGTCAGAGCCTGCAGCGGTCGCTATGTTTCAGGAAGACAGTCAGCATTGATGGTCAGGAGCAGGACAAGGTGAGACGTTTTTCCATACCCCAACCCCTGTGGTGCCTGTTGGCGCCGTTCAGGGCAATCATCAAACTCGTCAAACGCTTCAATGCTCATGACGGCCTGCAGACAGCCGCGTCACTGACCTATACCACACTGTTTGCGGTAGTGCCCTTTACTACCGTGGTGTATGCCCTGTTTGCCGCCATCCCGGATTTTCAGGATGCCGGAGATCATATTCAGCAGTTCGTGTTTCAGCAGTTCGTCCCCGAGACCGGCCAGACCATACTGGATACGCTGCGCGGATTTACCCAGCAGGCACGCGGGCTGACCATGGTGGGTGGCGTCTTTTTGCTGGTCACCTCGATTCTGATGATGATGACCGTGGAGAATGCACTCAATCGGATCTGGGGCGTTCGCCATAATCGCCATGGCCTGATGGGCTTTCTTGTCTACTGGGCCGTATTGACGCTGGGCCCCATTCTGATCGGCAGCGGCTTTTTACTGTCGTCCTATCTGGCCTCCATCAGCGTTCTGAATTCTGCCGCCTCCTGGCTGGGAGGCAGTGATTTCATCCTTCACTTTCTGCCTCCGATCCTGAGCTTTCTGGCCTTCTGGTTTATCTATGTCACTGTGCCCAACGCTCGCGTGCGCATCAAGCATGCGGCTGCTGGGGCGCTATTGGTATCAATCTCGCTGGAGCTTGCCAAGTGGGGCTTTTCGATTTACGTCTCCAACTTTCCTTCCTATCAGATCCTTTATGGTGCCTTTGCTGCGGTGCCGCTTTTTCTGCTCTGGATCTTTCTAAGCTGGTTCATCATTTTGATGGGCGCAGAATTGGCGGCCTGGCTTGGGGAAACCCAGCATGCCGACTGGCGTCGCTGGCCACCTTTCTGGCAGGCCATGGGCATGCTGACGCTGTTGCATGAGAGACATGCCTGCGGCGAGGGAGCATTAAGGGCTTCCAATGTGAGGAAGCGATTGGGTGGGCACTATCACAAGCTCCTGAACGTGCTGTCAGAGCAGGGCTGGGTTGTCATCAGCGACGAAGATGAGTGGGTACTGGCCAGATCACTTGATACCCTGACGCTGAGTGAAGTCGTGGCTGGACTGCCCTGGCCCATGCCCGAACAATATCGCCCTCCGGAAGGCTATAGTAAAATGGCTGATATCATGCGTAATGCCCAGCAGCGCTATCATGAAGCGCTGAATGTTTCGCTGGCATCCGCCCTGAATCAGAAATCCAGTGATAAAACGCCCATCACCCCATGACGGCTCCGGCCGGGAGGTTCGGCACTTCATACTTATTCCCGACGCGACGCTCTGACATTGATGCCGCCGAATCTGCGGCCCCCCTGTTTGAACGACAAGCCTATTGGTGACCCGGCCAATACGCGAGGAGTAGCCCGATGAATGCCAATCAACGCGATGAGCAGCTTTTCTCCCATGAAATGGCTGACGTCATTCCGCTGAACAAGGGACGCAACCGCGCCGATGCCGGCAATGGCGGGGCACGCCCACCCAGCGAGGCGCAGCTGGCCAGGCGTGCCAGTGCCCAGGACGGTGAGCAGGAAAGCAATTTCCTTTCCGACGAATTTGTCGATCTATTGCCATTCACCGATCCGATCGAGTTCCGTCGTGACGGCATTCAGACCGGCGTGATCGAAAAATTGCGACACGGAGGGTATCAGGTCGACTCCCAATTGAACCTGTTGAAGCGTCCGGTAGCCGAGTGTCGTCGTGAGGTTTTCAGATTTATCCGTGAAGCGCACCAGCATGAACTGCGCTGTGTGGTGATCGTGCATGGTCGAGGCAAAAGCGACGAAAGCCACGCCAACGTGGTGCGTTCCTATGTGAGCAAATGGCTCGAGCAGTTTGACGAGGTACAGGCCTACGCCACGGCCCAGCCTCGCCACGGGGGGCTCGGCGCCACCTATGTCATGTTGAGAAAATCCCATCGCGCCCGCCAGCGCAACCGTGAACTGCATCAGCGACGTCGTGCGCCATAGAATGACTGTCAGTCAAAAGGGCCTCTCATCGAGAGGCCCTTTTTTATCACAGCGCATTTATCGCCATTGAAAGCTCAAAAGCCTGCCCTGGCAGGGCATTCGGCCTATTCGTCGGGATTGTAGGACAAAATCGGCGACAGCCAGCGCTCCATGGTGTCACGTGACATGTCCTTGCGCGTGGCAAGGGCATCAACCTGATCGCGACTGATACGCCCGGTCGAGAAGTAGCGCGACTCCGGGTGCGAGAAGTACCAGCCCGACACCGCGGCGGCCGGCCACATGGCAAAGCTTTCGGTCAGCGTCAGTCCCGTATTGTTGGTGGCATCAAGCATTTCGAAAAGGGTGGCCTTTTCCGTGTGATCCGGACAGGCCGGATAGCCGGGCGCCGGCCGAATGCCGCGATACTTTTCGTTGATCAGATCATCGTTGTCCAGCGCTTCATCCGGGACATAGCCCCAGTGTTCGCGACGCACCCGCTCGTGCATGTGCTCGGCCAGCGCCTCGGCCAGACGATCCGCCAGCGCCTTGACCATGATGGCGTTGTAGTCATCACCGTTTTGCTCGTAGTGTCTGGCCAGCTCATCGGCGCCGTGCCCGGTGGTGACCGCAAAGCCGCCAATCCAGTCGGCACGCTCGCTTTCCCTTGGCGCCACGAAGTCGGCCAGACTGTAGCAGAGGCCGTCGCGATTCTTGGTAGTCTGCTGGCGAATGTGATGAAGCTGATGAATGACATCACTGCGCGACTCATCCGAATAGACCTCGATCACATCATGATCGACCGTGTTGGCCGGCCAGAAACCGATGACGCCACGCGCCTGTAGATGGCGCTCGTCGATCAGCTTGTCGAGCATCGCGCGCGCATCCTTGTACAGGTTGCGCGCCGCGTCACCGACTACGTGATCTTCCAGAATTTTGGGGAATTTGCCCGCCAGCTGCCAGCTCATGAAAAAGGGCGTCCAGTCGATGTAGTCGACCAGCGACCTTAAATCGATGTCGTCGAAGACGCGAACCCCGGTAAAGGTCGGTTGCGGCGGGACATAGTCAGTCCAGCCGCCATCGAAGTGTCGCTCACAGGCCTGGGCGTAATTGAGATCGGCCGATTTGGGACGACGCTTGCTGTTCCGTTCGCGCACCTTTTCATACTCGGCGCGAATCTCCCCGACATAGGCTTCCTTGAGGCCGGGAGAGAGCAGACGACTGGCAACGCCCACGGCTCGAGAAGCATCCGTGACATACACCACCGGATGGCTATAGGCCGGCTCGATCTTGACCGCTGTATGGGCCTTGGAGGTCGTGGCACCACCAATCAGCAGGGGAATGTCAAAGCCCTGACGCTCCATCTCCTTTGCAACATGAACCATTTCATCCAGCGACGGCGTAATCAGTCCGGAAAGACCGATGATCTGGGCATTGTGTTCCCGCGCTGCGGCAAAGATCTTCTCGGCCGGCACCATCACGCCCAGATCGATCACCTCGTAGTTATTGCACTGCAGCACCACGCCCACGATATTCTTGCCGATATCGTGCACGTCGCCCTTGACCGTGGCCATGATGATGCGGCCCTTGCTGTGATCTTCGTCACTCTTCTCGGCCTCGATATGAGGAATGAGGTAGGCGACGGCCTGCTTCATGACGCGTGCTGACTTCACCACCTGAGGCAGAAACATCTTGCCGGCGCCGAACAGATCGCCCACTACGTTCATGCCATCCATGAGCGGGCCTTCGATCACCTCGATGGGACGCTCGGCCCGCTGACGTGCCAGCTCGGTGTCTTCCTCGATATAGCTGGTAATGCCCTTGACCAGCGCATGCTCGATGCGTTTTTCGACTTCCCAGCTGCGCCACTCCAGATCTTCCTTCTTCTGGGCGCCACTGCCGTCATCCTTGTAGCGCTCGGCAATGTCCAGCAGTCGTTCGGTGGCATCCTCGCGGCGGTTGAGCACCACGTCTTCCACGGCATTGCGCAGCTCTTCAGGCAGATCGTCATACACCGCCAGCTGACCGGCATTGACAATCCCCATGGTCAGGCCGGCATGAATGGCGTGGTAGAGAAAGACCGAATGAATGGCCTCGCGAACCGTGTTGTTGCCACGAAAGGAGAACGAGACGTTGGAGACGCCGCCGGAAATCATGGCATGCGGTAGATGCTGCTTGATCCAGCGCGTGGCTCCGATGAAATCGACGGCGTAATTGTTGTGCTCTTCGATACCGGTGGCGATGGCAAAGATGTTGGGATCGAAGATGATGTCTTCGGCCGGGAAATCGATCTCATCGACCAGAATGCGATAGGCACGCTCACAGATCTCGGTCTTGCGCGCCATGGTGTCGGCCTGACCCTGTTCGTCGAAAGCCATGACCACGATGGCCGCACCAAACCGGCGACACTGTCGAGCCTGATAACGAAAGCTGTCTTCGCCTTCCTTCATCGAGATAGAGTTGACGACCGCCTTGCCCTGAACGCATTTCAGCCCGGCCTCGATGATCTCCCATTTGGAGGAGTCGATCATGATGGGCACGCGCGAGATATCCGGCTCCGAGGCAACGAGCTTGAGAAAATGCTCCATTGCGCCCTTCGAGTCGAGCATCCCCTCGTCCATGTTGATATCAATGACCTGAGCGCCGTTTTCGACCTGTTCAAGCGCCACTTCAAGCGCAGTATTGAAATCTTCTTCCTTGATCAG contains:
- the glp gene encoding gephyrin-like molybdotransferase Glp, whose protein sequence is MVGNDRLHTPQEALKALSADLAPLPCEWVRLETAGDRVLAQTLYARHDTPPFNNSAMDGYALRAGDSGRVLPVSQRIMAGQSGTALEEGTCARIFTGAPLPEGADSVIMQEEVDVRDEGVFIPAGLETGNSVRLKGREIRIGEVLVSRGTRLNSAALGFLAGQGFDQVPVYRKPRVALLFTGDELKLPGESLAPGQIYNGNRFMLMDLLVRFGAELTLVEQVPDTLEAMTQALEHASHLVDVIVTTGGVSVGDADYVRRALESLGRLDLWRLSIRPGKPLALGHIGPCRFVGLAGNPVSSFVGAWLFLRPLLGGMQGCDDMRALPEVTAQAEFQTETAGRDHYMRVTLQWDGDGYRAQAFEDQDSSILRSCVSANALAVIRANSKIMPGERVRCLLLTS
- the pdxH gene encoding pyridoxamine 5'-phosphate oxidase codes for the protein MSTISDLRRDYTGDALDHDNTPETPWPLFSEWLNAAMESERDDANVMTLATADNEGLPHARIVLLKGFDENGLVFYTSYQSHKGSELGTCPHAALVFWWPTLQRQVRVEGHVEQVPEETSDAYFHSRPRASQLGAWISQQSVEIPGRQWLDERTHRFERAYQDNEIDRPPHWGGYRVVPIMVEFWQGQPSRLHDRIRYRWRAAENHWLKSRLAP
- a CDS encoding DUF2069 domain-containing protein — encoded protein: MLFRTFEQRYGAIGARQKARRVVTVSWIILVAVTLMTGLMLAQQGGAESLLPVLVRLAPLLLLGVVLRTERRRGYGWLAFVSVLYIIQGAVMLQLPGLWWLGLVEVLSALTLLLSAGSYALYIHCWQRNDRTPGTE
- the smrA gene encoding DNA endonuclease SmrA → MNANQRDEQLFSHEMADVIPLNKGRNRADAGNGGARPPSEAQLARRASAQDGEQESNFLSDEFVDLLPFTDPIEFRRDGIQTGVIEKLRHGGYQVDSQLNLLKRPVAECRREVFRFIREAHQHELRCVVIVHGRGKSDESHANVVRSYVSKWLEQFDEVQAYATAQPRHGGLGATYVMLRKSHRARQRNRELHQRRRAP
- the moaB gene encoding molybdenum cofactor biosynthesis protein B — protein: MNDDFIPLDIAVLTISDTRDESSDRSGALLIESLERAGHRCAFRQIIRDELYQIRAEVACLIANPKIQIVITTGGTGFTGRDSTPEAVGVLFDSHIEGFGEMFRRLSQDDVGSSTIQSRALAGFANHTAVFCLPGSTGACRTGWEGILLEQLDSRHKPCNFANLVIPGRGQHGG
- the wrbA gene encoding NAD(P)H:quinone oxidoreductase, whose product is MTRPYVLVLYYSRQGATRDLARHIAAGVESVGGIDARLRTVPSVSPECEAVASDIPDDGPVYASHDDLRDCAGLAMGSPTRFGNMAAPLKYFLDGTSTLWLNGALVNKPATVFTSTSSIHGGQESTLLTMMNPLLHHGMVLAGIPYSVDEMFTTRTGGTPYGASHFAGPDSDRSIDEHERALAMAQGKRLAQLALALETMRGQ
- a CDS encoding helix-turn-helix domain-containing protein, producing MKIARSQKPFVEPLRLGERLREIRRAQKLTLEEVSRRTGVARSTLSKIENDLISPSFLVVQKLMIGLKLDMPQLLKSPHGAPRNAGRRDLTRCGEGELHPTPTYEHELLSAQMAQKLMTPFKTIVRARSIEAFPDWVRHGGEEFLLVLEGSILLYSEFYEPLQLEAGDSLYFDSDMGHAKVSISDADALVLSVCAPGERA
- a CDS encoding YihY family inner membrane protein, with translation MRRFSIPQPLWCLLAPFRAIIKLVKRFNAHDGLQTAASLTYTTLFAVVPFTTVVYALFAAIPDFQDAGDHIQQFVFQQFVPETGQTILDTLRGFTQQARGLTMVGGVFLLVTSILMMMTVENALNRIWGVRHNRHGLMGFLVYWAVLTLGPILIGSGFLLSSYLASISVLNSAASWLGGSDFILHFLPPILSFLAFWFIYVTVPNARVRIKHAAAGALLVSISLELAKWGFSIYVSNFPSYQILYGAFAAVPLFLLWIFLSWFIILMGAELAAWLGETQHADWRRWPPFWQAMGMLTLLHERHACGEGALRASNVRKRLGGHYHKLLNVLSEQGWVVISDEDEWVLARSLDTLTLSEVVAGLPWPMPEQYRPPEGYSKMADIMRNAQQRYHEALNVSLASALNQKSSDKTPITP
- a CDS encoding DUF1244 domain-containing protein, with the translated sequence MDQLDKQTRTELEAAAFRRLLKHLDDNRDVQNIDLMILADFCRNCLSKWLVTAAEERHVELDLESAREHVYGMPYSEWKANQPPATEEQLKALEARQKAKGNTSS
- the metH gene encoding methionine synthase; its protein translation is MTQAANAPVLETLTRLMSDRILILDGGMGTMIQNERLTEQDFRGDRFTHWESDLKGNNDLLVLSQPEVITRLHREYLEAGADIIETNTFNSTRLSQADYHAEELVVELNYEAARLARAVCDEVASETGLPRFVAGVLGPTSRTASISPDVNDPSKRNVTFDELVDNYVEAARALIGGGSDLILIETIFDTLNAKAAIYALDVLFEELGYQVPIMISGTITDASGRTLSGQTTEAFWNSVRHARPISVGLNCALGAEDLRPYLEELSRRANTYVSVHPNAGLPNEFGEYDQEADEMAEIVRTFGEQQLVNIMGGCCGTTPEHIAAIKRVMTDLPPRKVPDVAPACRLSGLEPFNINARSLFVNVGERTNVTGSARFKRLIKEEDFNTALEVALEQVENGAQVIDINMDEGMLDSKGAMEHFLKLVASEPDISRVPIMIDSSKWEIIEAGLKCVQGKAVVNSISMKEGEDSFRYQARQCRRFGAAIVVMAFDEQGQADTMARKTEICERAYRILVDEIDFPAEDIIFDPNIFAIATGIEEHNNYAVDFIGATRWIKQHLPHAMISGGVSNVSFSFRGNNTVREAIHSVFLYHAIHAGLTMGIVNAGQLAVYDDLPEELRNAVEDVVLNRREDATERLLDIAERYKDDGSGAQKKEDLEWRSWEVEKRIEHALVKGITSYIEEDTELARQRAERPIEVIEGPLMDGMNVVGDLFGAGKMFLPQVVKSARVMKQAVAYLIPHIEAEKSDEDHSKGRIIMATVKGDVHDIGKNIVGVVLQCNNYEVIDLGVMVPAEKIFAAAREHNAQIIGLSGLITPSLDEMVHVAKEMERQGFDIPLLIGGATTSKAHTAVKIEPAYSHPVVYVTDASRAVGVASRLLSPGLKEAYVGEIRAEYEKVRERNSKRRPKSADLNYAQACERHFDGGWTDYVPPQPTFTGVRVFDDIDLRSLVDYIDWTPFFMSWQLAGKFPKILEDHVVGDAARNLYKDARAMLDKLIDERHLQARGVIGFWPANTVDHDVIEVYSDESRSDVIHQLHHIRQQTTKNRDGLCYSLADFVAPRESERADWIGGFAVTTGHGADELARHYEQNGDDYNAIMVKALADRLAEALAEHMHERVRREHWGYVPDEALDNDDLINEKYRGIRPAPGYPACPDHTEKATLFEMLDATNNTGLTLTESFAMWPAAAVSGWYFSHPESRYFSTGRISRDQVDALATRKDMSRDTMERWLSPILSYNPDE